Proteins encoded by one window of Glycine soja cultivar W05 chromosome 15, ASM419377v2, whole genome shotgun sequence:
- the LOC114387677 gene encoding BRASSINOSTEROID INSENSITIVE 1-associated receptor kinase 1 — MERVTSSFMGSFFFWAILVLDLVLKASGNQEGDALNALKSNLQDPNNVLQSWDATLVNPCTWFHVTCNSDNSVTRVDLGNADLSGQLVSQLGQLTNLQYLELYSNKITGKIPDELGNLTNLVSLDLYLNTLNGPIPTTLGKLAKLRFLRLNNNSLTGGIPISLTNVSSLQVLDLSNNHLKGEIPVNGSFSLFTPISYQNNPGLIQPKYTPSPVSPTPPPASSGNSNTGAIAGGVAAGAALLFAAPAIALAYWRRRKPQDHFFDVPAEEDPEVHLGQLKRFSLRELQVATDNFSNKHILGRGGFGKVYKGRLADGSLVAVKRLKEERTQGGELQFQTEVEMISMAVHRNLLRLRGFCMTPTERLLVYPYMANGSVASCLRERQESQPPLGWPERKRIALGSARGLAYLHDHCDPKIIHRDVKAANILLDEEFEAVVGDFGLAKLMDYKDTHVTTAVRGTIGHIAPEYLSTGKSSEKTDVFGYGVMLLELITGQRAFDLARLANDDDVMLLDWVKGLLKDRKLETLVDADLQGSYNDEEVEQLIQVALLCTQGSPMERPKMSEVVRMLEGDGLAEKWEQWQKDETFRQDFNNNIHHPNANWIVDSTSHIQADELSGPR; from the exons ATGGAGAGAGTGACTTCATCTTTTATgggttccttttttttttgggcaATTTTGGTGCTTGATTTGGTACTTAAGGCTTCTGGCAATCAGGAAG GTGATGCCCTGAATGCATTGAAGAGCAACTTGCAAGATCCTAACAACGTTCTTCAAAGCTGGGATGCTACCCTTGTCAATCCCTGCACGTGGTTTCATGTTACATGCAACAGTGATAACAGTGTGACCCGTGT TGATCTTGGAAATGCAGATCTTTCTGGTCAACTGGTTTCACAACTTGGTCAACTTACAAATTTGCAGTACTT GGAACTTTATAGTAATAAGATAACTGGAAAAATTCCAGATGAGCTTGGGAACTTAACAAATTTGGTGAGCTTGGATCTTTACTTGAACACTTTAAATGGTCCCATACCGACTACTTTGGGCAAACTTGCAAAACTACGTTTCCT GCGTCTCAATAATAATAGCTTGACAGGAGGCATACCCATATCTTTGACAAATGTTTCTTCACTGCAAGTTCT TGATCTCTCAAATAACCATCTAAAAGGGGAAATCCCAGTGAATGgttcattttcattatttacCCCCATCAG TTATCAAAACAATCCTGGCTTGATACAACCAAAATACACTCCATCTCCAGTTTctccaacaccaccaccagCTTCTTCAG GTAACAGTAATACTGGAGCTATTGCTGGAGGAGTTGCTGCTGGTGCTGCTCTGTTGTTTGCAGCCCCTGCAATTGCACTTGCTTATTGGCGAAGAAGGAAACCTCAGGATCATTTCTTTGATGTTCCTG CTGAGGAGGATCCTGAAGTTCACCTTGGTCAGCTTAAAAGGTTTTCTCTGCGTGAGTTGCAAGTTGCAACAGATAACTTTAGTAACAAACACATTCTGGGTAGAGGTGGATTTGGAAAGGTTTATAAAGGACGCTTAGCTGACGGATCTCTTGTAGCAGTAAAAAGACTTAAAGAGGAACGCACGCAGGGTGGAGAGCTGCAATTTCAAACTGAAGTGGAAATGATCAGCATGGCTGTGCATCGTAATTTGCTTCGGCTTCGTGGTTTTTGTATGACACCTACTGAGCGGTTGCTTGTGTATCCTTACATGGCTAACGGAAGTGTAGCATCATGTTTACGAG AACGTCAAGAATCCCAACCGCCACTTGGCTGGCCAGAACGGAAGCGTATTGCACTGGGATCTGCAAGGGGGCTTGCTTATTTGCATGATCATTGTGACCCTAAGATTATTCACCGTGATGTCAAAGCAGCAAATATATTGTTGGACGAGGAATTTGAAGCAGTTGTTGGAGATTTTGGTTTAGCTAAACTTATGGATTATAAAGATACTCATGTCACTACTGCTGTACGTGGAACAATTGGACATATAGCACCAGAGTACCTCTCAACTGGAAAGTCTTCAGAGAAGACTGATGTTTTTGGATATGGTGTGATGCTTCTTGAACTAATAACTGGACAAAGGGCTTTTGATCTAGCTCGACTTGCCAATGATGATGATGTCATGTTGCTCGATTGG GTTAAAGGACTTCTCAAAGACAGGAAATTGGAAACACTGGTAGATGCAGATTTACAGGGCAGCTATAATGATGAGGAGGTAGAGCAGTTAATCCAAGTGGCCTTACTATGCACACAAGGCTCTCCTATGGAAAGACCTAAGATGTCTGAGGTGGTCAGAATGCTAGAAGGTGATGGTTTGGCTGAGAAATGGGAGCAATGGCAGAAAGACGAAACATTCCGGCAAGACTTCAATAACAACATACATCACCCTAATGCAAATTGGATAGTAGATTCAACTTCCCATATCCAGGCAGATGAACTATCAGGTCCTAGATGA
- the LOC114387960 gene encoding protein RAE1-like produces MSNFLSNTNPNPNKSFEVNQPPTDSVSSLSFSPKANFLVATSWDNQVRCWEVARNGVNVATVPKASITHDHPVLCSTWKDDGTTVFSGGCDKQVKMWPLLSGGQPMTVAMHDAPIKELAWIPEMNLLVTGSWDKTMKYWDTRQSNPVHTQQLPERCYAMTVRHPLMVVGTADRNLIVYNLQNPQVEFKRIVSPLKYQTRCLAAFPDQQGFLVGSIEGRVGVHHLDDSQHGKNFTFKCHREGNEIYSVNSLNFHPVHHTFATSGSDGAFNFWDKDSKQRLKAMLRCSQPIPCSTFNNDGSIFAYSVCYDWSKGAENSNPAAAKTYIFLHLPQESEVKGKPRIGATGRK; encoded by the exons ATGTCGAATTTCCTGAGCAATACTAATCCGAACCCTAACAAGTCCTTCGAG GTGAATCAGCCTCCCACTGATTCCGTGTCCAGTCTTAGCTTCAGTCCCAAAGCCAACTTCCTCGTCGCCACTTCTTGGGACAATCAG GTTCGTTGTTGGGAGGTAGCACGGAATGGAGTAAATGTTGCCACTGTTCCCAAGGCTTCTATAACGCACGATCATCCG GTTTTGTGCTCTACATGGAAGGATGATGGCACGACTGTATTCTCTGGTGGATGTGATAAGCAAGTGAAGATGTGGCCTCTGTTATCTGGAGGCCAACCAATGACTGTTGCCATGCATGATGCACCCATCAAAGAACTTGCTTGGATTCCTGAAATGAACCTTTTAGTCACAGGAAGCTGGGACAAGACTATGAA ATACTGGGATACAAGGCAGTCAAATCCAGTGCACACACAGCAACTCCCAGAGCGCTGCTATGCTATGACAGTGAGACATCCTCTGATGGTTGTTGGCACTGCTGATAGAAATCTTATTGTTTACAACTTGCAAAATCCTCAG GTTGAATTCAAGAGAATTGTTTCACCCTTGAAGTATCAAACAAGGTGCCTTGCTGCATTCCCTGACCAACAAGGTTTCTTG GTTGGATCAATAGAAGGAAGAGTTGGGGTGCATCATTTGGACGATAGTCAGCATGGTAAAAACTTCACTTTTAAATGCCATAGAGAGGGCAATGAAATATACTCAGTCAACTCTTTAAACTTCCATCCT GTACACCACACATTTGCAACTTCTGGTTCTGATGGTGCTTTCAATTTTTGGGATAAGGATAGTAAACAGAGGCTCAAG GCCATGTTGAGATGCAGCCAACCTATTCCTTGCAGTACCTTCAACAATGATGGTTCAATATTTGCTTACTCA GTCTGCTATGACTGGAGTAAAGGGGCAGAAAATTCTAATCCTGCAGCAGCAAAAACCTATATTTTCCTGCATTTGCCTCAG GAATCTGAGGTTAAGGGCAAACCACGCATTGGTGCTACTGGCAGAAAGTAG
- the LOC114387579 gene encoding uncharacterized protein LOC114387579 isoform X2 yields MSLKSSKRRMRNGFMCHSEASTAVCIAGSVVVPRTRSRRHQRSVSLDGTRLINYAKYSKLVDSSTSSRFNSAHKKCDSVSVPNIKHQENESRELQKKPTDNVFQVVVMRVAIHCQGCAGKVKKHLSKMEDVESKRVTVMGHISPVGVLESISKVKRAEFWDC; encoded by the exons ATGAGCCTGAAAAGCAGCAAGAGGAGAATGAGGAATGGTTTCATGTGCCACTCTGAGGCATCAACTGCAGTGTGCATTGCTGGGTCTGTGGTTGTGCCTAGGACAAGGAGTAGGAGGCATCAGAGAAGTGTTTCTCTTGATGGTACAAGGTTGATCAACTATGCCAAGTACTCCAAACTTGTTGACTCCAGCACTAGCAGCAGGTTCAATTCAGCTCACAAGAAATGTGACTCTGTTTCTGTACCAAACATCAAGCATCAAGAGAATGAATCAAGGGAACTTCAGAAAAAGCCAACAGATAATGTCTTCCAG GTGGTTGTGATGCGGGTTGCTATTCATTGTCAAGGATGCGCGGGTAAAGTGAAAAAGCATCTATCTAAGATGGAAG ATGTAGAGTCCAAGAGGGTGACAGTAATGGGACACATTTCTCCGGTGGGAGTCCTTGAGAGCATTTCAAAGGTGAAGAGGGCTGAGTTCTGGGATTGTTAA
- the LOC114387579 gene encoding heavy metal-associated isoprenylated plant protein 30-like isoform X1 yields MSLKSSKRRMRNGFMCHSEASTAVCIAGSVVVPRTRSRRHQRSVSLDGTRLINYAKYSKLVDSSTSSRFNSAHKKCDSVSVPNIKHQENESRELQKKPTDNVFQVVVMRVAIHCQGCAGKVKKHLSKMEGVTSFSVDVESKRVTVMGHISPVGVLESISKVKRAEFWDC; encoded by the exons ATGAGCCTGAAAAGCAGCAAGAGGAGAATGAGGAATGGTTTCATGTGCCACTCTGAGGCATCAACTGCAGTGTGCATTGCTGGGTCTGTGGTTGTGCCTAGGACAAGGAGTAGGAGGCATCAGAGAAGTGTTTCTCTTGATGGTACAAGGTTGATCAACTATGCCAAGTACTCCAAACTTGTTGACTCCAGCACTAGCAGCAGGTTCAATTCAGCTCACAAGAAATGTGACTCTGTTTCTGTACCAAACATCAAGCATCAAGAGAATGAATCAAGGGAACTTCAGAAAAAGCCAACAGATAATGTCTTCCAG GTGGTTGTGATGCGGGTTGCTATTCATTGTCAAGGATGCGCGGGTAAAGTGAAAAAGCATCTATCTAAGATGGAAG GAGTTACATCATTCAGTGTAGATGTAGAGTCCAAGAGGGTGACAGTAATGGGACACATTTCTCCGGTGGGAGTCCTTGAGAGCATTTCAAAGGTGAAGAGGGCTGAGTTCTGGGATTGTTAA